Below is a window of Candidozyma auris chromosome 3, complete sequence DNA.
AACGTCCCGTACATGATATTcgaaaagaagttgaagaagcagttCCACGCCAAGTTAGAGTCTGGTGTTCTTGCCGTTGTAGAACCAAAAAGCACAATTCCTGAGAGAATAAGCGAACAGAACAAGACACCCTTTCTGCCTGTCCTGAGCTCCACCAACAACCCAGCGATGATTGCACCTGGAAATCCCATTATTGCCACTATCAAAGTGTTTCTGTAGGTTGTACCCACGCTTAGCTCCTTGTTAGCCAGTCCTCGCTGTTCTAAATAAGATGGGAGAAAAGCATTGTACAAAGGAAATGCAAGCCCTATGAGTGCCCATGATGTGATGACAAGCGTagaagaaagagcaatACGGCGTGATCCAAAACACTGGCGAATGTGGGAAAGATTGTAGcgcttgattttggattttAAAAGCTCATTGCCCCTGATATTGCCACTAGGTTTAGGGACGTCATCGATCTCCAAATCGTCCACTGCACGCAAATCCTCGatggaaagaagagactCTTTCTTATTGATACGAGCGATTTTGTGGATGGTTTCCACAGCTTTCTCGTCGTTGCCTCGAGCCAAATAGAACGTGGGGCTCTCGTAAACGGGCATGAGAAACCTCGCAAGGAACATCAATAAGCTGAGACCGCCAATCGTAAACAAGAAGTACCTCCAGCCTTTGTTTTCTGCCTTGACGCAATTGGTAGGATCGGGGCAACTGTAATTGGAGATGAGACCCCAGGAGATAAGTGCGGTAACAACTTGACCCAACGCCCACCATATGGACATCACGGTCAAGAGccattttttgtttgttggGAGTGCCTCGAGGAAAATAGCAGAGTCGACAGGTAAATTGCCGCCCACACCAAAACTCCAAAGGGCACAGAAGCACCCAATGCCGACGAAATTTGGTGCAGCACCAGCGCACAAGCCAAAGATCCcaatgaacaagaaagTACAGTTGAAAGCCCACCGCCGCCCGATGATGTCAGCGGAAAGAGACCAGAATAACGCTCCCGCAAGCAACCCCAAGTTCTGGGCTAAGGTGAGGTACGGCGCTCTTGCAGGAGGAAAATGGACCAGGTCTTTCTCTGTCAAGCGCTGGAGAATATACGACGTGGCCGAGGGCCAAGCGTTATCAGCAAACCAGCCAAAACCGGCCACGAAAAAAAGGCCAATTTGGTACCTGCCGAAGCCAATCTCGTCCAAGGCACGATTTAAGATAAGAGATTTTCGGATGTACACTTCGCCAAACTCGGCGGCGTCGAAAAGCTCCGACCCGAGGTCCGTCTCCAGAGAGGTACGATCCTCTCGGACGGCTACCAACGGTGTTTCGTTGCCCATTTTCTTTAAGGTATCATGAGCCACGGGGAATTGTAGAGATACTTATATAGGGAATTTATCTCACGGAGTGAGGCATCTAACGGTTGCTTATGCAGAGAGACTCATGTGTAGACTATTTGGTCcacacaaaagaaaaaagagcgGCAACTGAAGCAACCGCATCTGCAGTAGGggttcttctcaatctctcGTATATATTGACTACAGTGGAGTGCGTATGTCTATATCTCACGCCAGTGCCAGTGATTCGCACCCAATTCAAGCTCATATTGTTCTACTCGCCATAGCTCATACCAATTTCGAACTTTGGCCACACTTGCCTGGTGCATTTTCCCCGTGCCGCCCTTTTGTGCATCCTGAGGGTTCCGCCACCAGCAAGTGGCCAAGTTCTGTCCTGTTTCGGGATCGGGCTTGCCGTACCAGTACTTGAGAAGCCCTCCCAGAGCGTTCGCCTCGGCGTGCGAGCGTTtgtcaaagtcaaagagTAACCGGGTGTTTTGTGGGTTTTGGGCGATTTCTCGCTTCAATATCAGACGAAACGCTATCACGTATATTTTTGTAGGCGGCTGGTTGGCAAGACGGCCACTTTGTTGCACCTGCGCCACTATGGCTGCAACATTGAAGCTCGAGAGGTAGTCAATAAAGGCGTACTTGTCTGAGGTGGAGCGGAAGTCAGTAAGTGCTAGGGCGATCTCCTGGTACACGGCATCAAGGGATGAGAGGTCTAGGAGGTGTTCTTCCTCTGTGTATGGGGATGCCACGATGGCTTTCGGACGGGTCATGGGGGGGGTTCTACTTAGTGATGTTCTCGTTGGTGCTACTCTTTATAagtttttcgcagccacagTGAGTTGTGGCGGCGCCATAGAGAAATGGGCTTGGTGGGTGGGAGCCACTGGCCATTGTTTATGTTTTGAGTCACAAATGTGCATCAATGGAAATTTTGGTGAGAGAATTGACTCTGTAACTATTGGCTGGTGGTGTGTAGTAGATGTGGAATTGTACCGAGAGCGGCGCTCACTACAACGGCACTGGTGATGGTGTAGTGCCGAGCGAAGCATGTGTTTCATCAGAACATTGGTCGAAAGGAGGTTGTGGGAGAGATACTCTAGTACATTTTGTGTTTGAAATATGCATTTTTTGATATTTATTAGTCTCTTTGTGTGTGTCACTTTTTGCATCTATTTGACTGCGAATCAAGAGACTCAGAAATTACAGCTATGCTAATGACAGAATCTAAAACACACAGAACAATGGAAGCAGGATTTTTAAAAAGTTTGAACCACCTATAAAAGTTTGCTCTAAAGGTTAGTCAAAAAAATACTGGAAGTTACTCTGACTATATGTTTGGCGAAATCCATAGCATCGCAATATGAATACCATGTCGCAAGATACCACAAAGCCTTGTCGAGGAAAGCACTTCACCTAGGAATCAGAGAAAGACTCTTATCGCTAAACCTGGACACTAAATTCTTTCCAACACCACACAAATACCCATTTGCCTCATATAGGTTGGTTCCGTCGCTTCCATAGATTCGTCCATGAGTGGTGCACACTGCCAGACTGCGCCTGTAAGATAAGACTCGAACTTGGTCTCACCAACTCCATCTTCAGCCCAAATACATTGAGTCAGGGGCGATGGATTCTCTTACGGGATTACGGGACAGATACGCTGCATGGTATGAGCAGCAATCTCCGAGGAAGAAGGCTCTCTTGGTTGTTGGGGGTATTCTTTGTATCATCATTGGAATCCTCTTGCTCGTCTTCCATAATTTTTTCTTGGAGTTGTTGGTCGGTTTGTCAGACTCGTGGGACCAGCTTCGGTTTGGGAAGGTCATCCTCTGGactttgattttcttcgtTGGATTTCCCCCGCTTTTGGGGTTTACTCCCCTTGCGATGCTTTGTGGTATGACGTATGGGTTTCCTTATGGATGGCCGTTGTTGGCATCAGCGTCAGTTTTAGGTTCCCTAGCATCTTTCCTTGTGTTCCGCCATATTCTTCACAATCaagccaagaagttggttCAGCTGAGTGAACAGTTTAGAGCATTTTCAGAAATCTTGCGAGAAGACGCATCATTGTTTTTGCTTATATTACTCAGACTTTGCCCTCTTCCATACTCTCTTTCAAACGGCGCATTGGCTGCAATTCCCGAGCTTCCAACCCTCACCTACTTTCTAGCTTCGCTCATCACTTCCCCTAAGATGCTTATACATGTTTTTGTTGGTCACACCATGAAGACACTCGCAGACTCCACTCGTTCCACGTCTGCCAAGATTATAGACGTCATAAGTGTCTTGTTGACAGGctcctctcttcttttaGCCAGTTACATCATCTACAACaagatgcaaaaaaaggtgatCTCATATCATCAACATCCACGCAGCGATGAAATGATATTTGGCAACTTTAATGATGACATAGAATCAGGTCAAAATCTTGAGTTGGCATCTActgattttgatgatgacaatttcatcatcactgatgatgaagaagcacatGATGAGAGAGGTAGTCTAACTCCTTTGGATACAAGTGGAGACGGTGCGACGAAGTTGGATAATGAACTAGAGTCGCAAGATTTGGATACGGGTCCCAAAAGGTATAGAGATTACTAGATTTTTGTTCATGTTTATTTTACTGGGTAGGCGAGGTAGTCCGTTTATTATGTAATGCAATGTCTCTTATTAGTTATAATACAAAAGTAGTCCAAACGTTCAAAACTCCGGAACTTGGTCCACAAACATCATCCTggttcttctcttttcgaTCTTATCCGTGCACAACATACCctctttctccatcttctttaTAAGTACATTGGCATCCTTCTCACACACGATCTCTCCATTTATTAGGAAATAATCATCTCTAATGCCGCCATGGCATCTGTTGCACTTCAAGCAATCAGTATGCCACTTTTGCCTCATTTCATTCTCAATGCACTCGCCCTCAATTCCTGAGTTACAGGTTTGACAAAGAGTACCGTTGAGCAGATGATAGTGATGCTTGCAGAATGCATTATCAAGGAGAACGTAACATGGAGTGTGCTTGTCAAAATTCACTTCACATCCAGTGAACGAGCATGAGAAACACCCTCTGTGCCATTGTCCTGAGAGCTCACCCGTCTTTGAGAATATCGCCTTTCTAGAGCCCTTGGCATTTTTGTCAacatcttcaccacatcCACGACATCTTCCCAGACCAGGCGGAGTTTTCATGGGCATGTCACTATCTCTAAATTTTGGATACTGGGTTCCAATGACGGATTGTGGGAATGGATTGAACTCCGATGTGAGACGATTTCTCATCAGAATGTCATCACCCTCAGTAATCTTTGGGTATTCACTTGCGGCTTCGACCCTGGGAATATCAGGCTCGTACCTGAAGTTCATgtccttgagctcctcctcaatTCGATGATTCTTCGGACTCAATGGCTTGATCGTTTCCGGTGTCTCGTGGGTGAAAGGatcatcatcaaactcACCACCAGGGTTGTAAGGCGTCCTTGGAGCCTTTGTCTCAATATCTTCATTCAAGTCAACCGCCTCAAGATCATTTGAGCTTACATCAGAAATCAAATGGCCTTCCTTTGCTTGTGGAGGATTATCGTTGCCCTCGTAAAATGGATTAGAAACATCACTTGAGGGGGAAGACGCTTCTCTGAATTTAGCGACTGAAGAATCGTCATTGTCATTGTCAgcttcaagcttctcagACACGTCTTGAATGTTGAAGACCGGAACAGCTGCATTGGGGTTAGCGTGCTCAGGCAGGTTTGATGCAGTGACAAAAGAGTCGGTATCGGTTGGTTTGCGAGCTGGCGAGACAGAGGGAATTTCGCCTCCCATTTTGAGGGACTCGAGTTGACGGTGCAACTCGGGATCCACATCATCTTCTCTATCATCATTTCCATCGTTCAGTTTGGAGATAATAGAGGAAATAGTAGACAAGTTTGAGTTTCTGATGTTCTTTCTATCGCCAGCAGCTGATGCGTTGAGAAAATCTTGATACTCGTGGCTGCTATGACCCTTTGTCATGTCCGAATGGCCAACTTGCTCACCTGTAAAGTTGAATGATGACTCTGAACTATTGTTGTCATCGAGTCCCATGGAATGACTGGTTGTATCAGGGGTAAGTTGTGATGAATTATCAAGCACCTTTGAAGCGGAGGGAGAATTCTTGAATTTGAGATTTTTGTGGTCCTCAACGTCCAGGCGGAAGCTTTCAAGCATGGAAGACAAATCCTGATGCTCCTGTATAACCGGGATGTCATTCAGGGTTGGATAAGGTGTTGATTTGACAAGTTCCGACGTCTTGACGCTTGCGGCAGAGTCAAGACTATTCTTTCTGAACTCATTAGACGAAGTTGCTGAGGTATGCGCCGTGGACGCTTGTTCAGTGTGATCGAAAGTGGGAGAGTTGTAGTCAGACTCCGATTCCCGGCCCGAGGGAGATTGGGTGCTAAATGTCGTGTCAGGTTTGCTGAAATCTGCGTTATGGGTGTTACAAATGTTGTGAGTGCTGTGAGGGATGTGCACCCGAAGACCCTTGATGTTTCTATCAGCACGAGGAGGCACATCTGGTTGGCTATCGATGATTTTGGGGTTACCTTGGTCATCCAAAACCATGATTTTCTCAGTATCTGGCTTAAAAGGCTGGAATGCTTGGTATGCCGCgtgctgctgttgctgttggTTGTGTTGTGGAGGCTGAACTTCTATGGGAGCCTTTTTGGGTAACTGGAACCTATCAGGAGCGTTCACTGGATGAGCAGAAGCGGGAGCAGACGCAGGGTCATGATATGAGTTATTAGATGATGTAGAGTAAGGGTGGGTAGCAGTGgtagcagcagcagcagctttTCCAGCGCTAGATCTGGACTCTGTTGGCGAGACATTGTCGCGTCTGTGAGAGCTCATGGGGAGCGATCTCAGTGACTGATTGACATGCTTGGAAGGGCCCTTTGCTGAAGGAAACCCAAAATTCAGGGACGCTGGAGACGCTGGCTGCTTCCTTGCCAGGGCCATGGTGCGTGTATCACTGGGAGAGTGCATGCCGCTTTTGTATCCATTCAAATTGACATCGAAGCCTGCTCTTTCGTAGACGCCTCTATACCGGTAGTCAGCCTTGAGCATGGGAAACGGCGAGTCATTGGCAAGCATGGGAGACTGAGGCCCATTGAAGGTGCTCGGGAAGTTTGAAAGCTTTGGCATTGATTCTGAACACGGTTAGAATCTGAGGATTAGCcagatcaaggaaaactGCAAGGTATGAGGGCAAAATGAAAACGAGGGACGGATTGGACAGAAGCAAATCCAAGACTGAAAAGCCGGAAGATGGAAAGGCTTTATTAGGATTGAGTCTGGGAGAtagaagaaagaaagggaaaaaaaaaaaatatcgAACTGTAGACTCGTGGAAGCATAACGTGCCCATGTGCAAGAAAACCATAACAAGACTTGGAGCGCGCCTCtcttggctgcgaaaaggGAACAAATAAAGGCCAGTGGTTTTGGACACTGTGAGTTTTTAAAAACGCTCGAGGCTGAATCTCTTGAATAAAGACGACAACTTGATTGAGATCCCGTTGTTAGGCGTCAATCTGCTCCAACCAAGTTTCACAGCATCTGCCACAACCGTAGCATCCGCTGAGCTTTAGCCGCCGCCTTCGCGCTCACACAGGAGAGACACGCTACTTACACTCTACGGAAGTGAAGCGAAACAGGGCTGTAAAAAACAAGATAAATGCTATAGAAGAGAGacattgaagatgagagaaAGAAATTAAGGCTTTCCCAAATCTGAATCATTGACTGCTCGGCCCTTTCACTATGTGACTGTCTTACGCAGACTGTGGTAGTATAGCTGATTGTGAGATCTTATTGTTAGCAAGGCGGCTGAGTTGAGGTGCCTCACTTCGCAGACTGTATCCCTGGCTGGTGTCTGTAGAGCTTAATGAGCTGAAAGGCTATTTAAGTATACAGCTACGACCGTGATTAAGATTTTTGGCCGACAAATTTGAAAGGAGAGCTTTTAGTAGCGGCGAGCTTGCTAATTATTGTGCTTTGGTGAGGCTTGGGAAAGAAAAGGCGGAGGCGTGAGTTTGCACGGTTCTGGTGGGgggtggttgcaaaagtaGAGTCTGCCTTAGAAGCCCATCCCAGGCCCCAGAGGTCTAATGAAATTAGAATAACAAAAATCAGAGCTCATTTGGGTTTGCTTGTATGAGGCAAAAATGAATGTGAATGCTTGTCTAGTTGCCAGTACTTTGGAGTACACTATAAATAAAACGACAGGAAATCACAGAGGCTTTTGAGTAGCTAGTTTTTCATCTCCTCCAGACTAAGAATTTGCTTTCTTGGTGAGGACAAGCTATGCTTTACAGCGGTTGACGAAGGCAAGACTAGCCAAAACCACATAAATCCCAATTGTACAGAGGTTCATGTACTGgctgcttttttttgtatgTGCTCACTCCTACAATTAAGCTCTCCGTATGTTTATTAATTACACTATTGTACTGATGAGGGCATGAACATTACACGTAACCGATTCTGTTGGCAACGTCCAAAGCGTCATGGTCAGCAGTCAATCTGATGTAAGCCTTCTTGGTACCGTTTGGTCTCACCAAAgtgttgatcttctccacatcgACATTGTACAACTCCTTGACAGCAGACTTGATCTGATGCTTGTTGGCCTTGATGGAAACCTGGAAAACCAAGGTGTTACCGTCCTcgaccttcttgatggcggTCTCAGAGGCAATTGGAGACTCGATGATCTTGTAGGCATCCAATCTTCTGTAGTGTGGAACGGAAGTGGTGGCGAATCTTGGCTTTCtggccaacttcaaggTCTTTGGAAGTCTGAAGGTGGTGCTGGTTCTGACCTTAGTGGCCTTCTTGGAGTTGGTACCCTTCAAGGCAGATTTCttagcagcagcagcgtcTAAATGTTAGTATACAAACTGAAATAGTTGGTGGACTGATTGCTGATTGAATTTGCTCATGTAGATTTTCGGTGATAACTTCACTTGATggagtcttttttttttcgataTTTCAAAGCTGGAGATCTCTTTTAACTGGAAAGCATGGGACATTATCATTTAAATCACTATTGGACAGGAAGCACCTTTTCAAACTTGCAGCaatcaacttgttcaagtcgttACATACTTGGAGCCATCTTGAATCGTTGTCTGACAGAAGTAAAATCCAAACGAGTTTTtagtggaaaaaaattctACATCGCGGGAGACCTCTGCACTGCAGACAACTCCGGTATGGAAGCTGGACTGTGCGAATAAACTGCATTGAACTCCTACTAATCACGTGCGCCAGAATAGGGCTGCAACCACAAGACCAGTCGCGAGACCAAATCCCTAGAACTTGAGGAGTAAGGCTTCTCATGGGACCACGTACGAAGGTTATTCTGGAGATGTAGATGCGATATATTTGTCTAcacaagatgaagaagatataCTCTCAAAACTTTCATGGGACGAATCCTGAGGCAAACTTATCGTAAATGAACTCGCATGGCTTTGCAATACTgggattttgcagccacccAGAAGCCTATTAACAGAATGTTCATTTTCGATCTTCACCCTTGACAAGGTTTGCTACGAGCAAACAACTTACAATCAATCGCTTCTCTGACTCACAATGCTGCCACCATAACGGTGCTGTGTATACTATGTACATAGGTATGGATTCGTTACAAACGACGCTGGAACTTGGCTCTGTTACCGCCAAACTTCAACTTTGTGTTGTCAGATATTCTCACGATATTAGACCTTATGCCGGCACCCTCTTTTCCGACCAAGCACGACTCAAACGCTTGTCTACCCTTTCCgtagttggtgatgatgacctCAATTTTATCGTTAGGTCCTAtaagtttcttttcctcgaTGAGTTTAAGAGCTCTGCATGTGACCTGGTAACCGGCTTCGTACTCTTGCTTCTGAGAGTTACGAAATCCTAGCATACCTGCGCTGACCATCAATTTCGATTTCTGAGGTAAATGCATGTAGTAGAGAACCTTCTCGTTGTATGATAGATGCTCGTtgttcttcatgaaatcTAAATCTTCCGTGACGGCAAATAAGGAAACAATTGTATTGTGTTTATTGCATTTGGCGTAGAGTTTCCACGAAACAATCCTTTCGTTGTCAGTTTTGATGATGGGACCCTGCGGAACATTAGACTGGGTTgattcagcagcagcgcGTATCCGGCTCAGTAGAGCAAAGCTTCTCTGACCAGCAAATGCCAAGCTCGACCGACCCATGAGGGCGTTTCTTATGCCACCGAACATGCTCTTGGGTTGAAGAGTAGATAGCTTGAAGACGTCTGAAGTGAGTGAGATTTTTTCTGAGTATGGTGCACTGGTGCCCATAAGCGGTTTGCAAGCCAACTACTTATTATCAAACTACGTGTTGAAGTATATTTGATCGTGAGAAATGACTAAGACATACGACTTAAACTCCTTCTGCTATTTTGAAAGCTGACTTTACTTTGGCCACGATTGGTGCTTATTCTTGTAACACTATACGTTAGTGCGAAGGATATCTACTCAACAGTGACCACTGTAAATTCACGATCCCCTAAATTTGCCCCCCTCAGACCGTAAAGCGTAGCATGTAGACATCCAAGCTTGTCTCCCATGTATTAGACTAATCTTTGGAAAATGCAAGGCTGTTTTCTCTCAGCAAGGTATCTCGAATTCAGTGGAC
It encodes the following:
- a CDS encoding mitochondrial 37S ribosomal protein YmS18 — translated: MGTSAPYSEKISLTSDVFKLSTLQPKSMFGGIRNALMGRSSLAFAGQRSFALSSRIRAAAESTQSNVPQGPIIKTDNERIVSWKLYAKCNKHNTIVSLFAVTEDLDFMKNNEHLSYNEKVLYYMHLPQKSKLMVSAGMLGFRNSQKQEYEAGYQVTCRALKLIEEKKLIGPNDKIEVIITNYGKGRQAFESCLVGKEGAGIRSNIVRISDNTKLKFGGNRAKFQRRL
- the RPL25 gene encoding 60S ribosomal protein uL23; this encodes MAPNAAAAKKSALKGTNSKKATKVRTSTTFRLPKTLKLARKPRFATTSVPHYRRLDAYKIIESPIASETAIKKVEDGNTLVFQVSIKANKHQIKSAVKELYNVDVEKINTLVRPNGTKKAYIRLTADHDALDVANRIGYV